In Sphingomonas sp. G-3-2-10, a single window of DNA contains:
- a CDS encoding TonB-dependent receptor → MRLTKLALTLLVGTAPVAAFAQTSDPVTVTGQNDGAPSTPGDQDRTEDDVQRSSASSEIIVTARRRAEQVQDVPIPISVVGVKELDSTGSFNVQRLQQIQPTLQFYSSNPRNSSVNIRGLGAPLGLTNDGIDQGVGVYIDQIYFSRVAVATLDFLDIQQVETLRGPQGTLYGKNTVAGAINITSKAPSFTFEGRAEVTVGNLEFKQAKASVSGPLADNVAVRLGASTTSRQGTIYNVASGTYINGQDNIGIRGSVLWKVSDVLKLTLSGDYNRQNPNCCAQIYVRYGPTQRAAARQYPALTAAFGYSVPSTNPFDRLTDVDAELNALNVLGGASLRAELELGNGVLTSVSAWRFWDWGPKNDRDFTGLPITTLSQNPTEQTQFTQEFRYAGEGKGFDYVVGAFAFYQDIHTTGTQRQGPAASRWLINPSNALANDPTVLDGLTANNDIRLKNFSGAVFAKVNWEVTDQFTLSPGIRVNYDDKVGSYVSIVRDGQGNLVPATGGTARQIEQRTAVTPQAFRDESFKEWNLTYDFTASFKPTRDVLIYATYAHTFKSGGLNLNGVPVVAGVAQTQFAQVKPEKVDHFEIGAKTQFWDRRATLNITGYWTSIKDYQALVNDGQNSTLRGYLANAGQVRVRGIEADFSVRPSDRFSFYVNGAYTDHEYVDFKNAPCPPELSGGGSGAVIGAPGTPNTNSPTACDISGQWLPGISNWAFSFGGEYNVPANLLGEDGEIYIGGDGNYRSKFSSNASRSIYTDIEGYALANFRLGFRTEKFNIFGWVRNAFDQEYFDLLATTPGNTGLIAGNPGDPRTYGATVSLNF, encoded by the coding sequence ATGCGCCTAACGAAACTCGCTCTGACATTACTCGTCGGCACCGCGCCGGTTGCCGCATTCGCACAGACGAGCGATCCGGTGACCGTAACCGGGCAGAACGACGGCGCACCGAGCACGCCCGGCGATCAGGATCGTACCGAGGACGATGTTCAGCGCAGTTCGGCGTCTTCCGAAATCATCGTCACCGCCCGCCGCCGTGCGGAGCAGGTGCAGGACGTACCGATCCCGATCTCGGTGGTCGGCGTGAAGGAACTGGACAGCACCGGCAGCTTCAATGTGCAGCGTCTCCAGCAGATCCAGCCGACGCTTCAATTCTATTCGTCGAACCCGCGCAACTCGTCGGTCAACATCCGCGGTCTCGGCGCGCCGCTTGGCCTCACCAATGACGGCATCGACCAGGGCGTCGGCGTGTATATCGACCAGATCTATTTCAGCCGCGTCGCAGTCGCCACGCTCGATTTTCTCGACATCCAGCAGGTCGAGACGCTGCGCGGGCCGCAGGGCACGCTGTACGGCAAGAACACCGTTGCCGGCGCGATCAACATCACCAGCAAGGCGCCCAGCTTCACCTTCGAGGGCCGCGCCGAAGTGACCGTGGGCAATCTCGAGTTCAAGCAGGCCAAGGCGTCGGTCTCCGGCCCGCTCGCCGACAATGTCGCGGTGCGCCTCGGTGCGTCGACCACCAGCCGCCAGGGCACGATCTACAACGTCGCCAGCGGCACCTATATCAACGGGCAGGACAATATCGGCATCCGCGGATCGGTGCTGTGGAAGGTCAGCGACGTCCTCAAGCTGACTCTGTCGGGCGATTATAATCGCCAGAACCCGAATTGCTGCGCGCAGATCTATGTCCGCTATGGCCCGACCCAGCGTGCGGCAGCCCGCCAGTATCCGGCGCTGACCGCGGCATTCGGCTATTCGGTGCCGAGCACCAACCCGTTCGATCGCCTGACCGACGTCGACGCCGAACTGAACGCGCTCAACGTCCTTGGCGGCGCATCGCTGCGCGCCGAGCTCGAACTGGGCAACGGCGTGCTGACCTCGGTTTCGGCATGGCGCTTCTGGGACTGGGGCCCGAAGAACGATCGCGACTTCACCGGCCTGCCGATCACCACCCTGTCGCAAAATCCGACCGAACAGACCCAGTTCACCCAGGAATTCCGCTATGCCGGCGAAGGCAAGGGTTTCGACTATGTCGTCGGCGCCTTCGCATTCTATCAGGACATCCACACCACCGGCACGCAGCGCCAGGGGCCGGCGGCGAGCCGCTGGCTGATCAATCCCAGCAACGCGCTGGCGAACGATCCGACCGTGCTCGACGGCCTGACCGCGAACAACGACATCCGCCTGAAGAACTTCAGCGGCGCGGTATTCGCCAAGGTGAATTGGGAGGTCACCGATCAGTTCACTCTCTCGCCGGGCATCCGCGTCAATTACGACGACAAGGTCGGCAGCTATGTCAGCATCGTGCGTGACGGGCAGGGCAACCTCGTCCCCGCGACCGGCGGCACGGCGCGCCAGATCGAGCAGCGCACGGCAGTGACTCCGCAGGCCTTCCGCGACGAATCGTTCAAGGAATGGAACCTCACCTACGACTTCACCGCGTCGTTCAAGCCGACCCGCGACGTGCTGATCTACGCAACCTATGCGCACACGTTCAAATCGGGCGGCCTGAACCTCAACGGCGTTCCGGTCGTGGCCGGCGTCGCCCAGACCCAGTTCGCCCAGGTGAAGCCGGAGAAGGTCGATCACTTCGAAATCGGTGCGAAGACCCAGTTCTGGGATCGCCGCGCCACGCTGAACATCACGGGCTACTGGACCTCGATCAAGGACTATCAGGCGCTGGTCAATGACGGCCAGAATTCGACCCTGCGCGGTTATCTGGCCAATGCCGGCCAGGTCCGTGTCCGCGGCATCGAGGCCGACTTCTCGGTCCGTCCGTCCGACCGCTTCAGCTTCTATGTGAACGGCGCCTACACCGATCACGAATATGTCGACTTCAAGAACGCCCCGTGCCCGCCGGAGCTTTCGGGTGGCGGTAGCGGCGCAGTGATCGGCGCACCCGGTACGCCCAACACCAACAGCCCGACTGCCTGTGACATTTCGGGTCAGTGGCTTCCGGGTATCTCGAACTGGGCCTTCTCTTTCGGCGGCGAATACAACGTGCCGGCGAACCTGCTGGGCGAGGATGGCGAGATCTATATCGGCGGCGACGGCAACTACCGCTCGAAATTCTCGTCCAACGCCTCGCGTTCGATCTACACCGACATCGAAGGCTATGCGCTGGCCAACTTCCGGCTCGGCTTCCGCACCGAGAAGTTCAACATCTTCGGCTGGGTCCGCAACGCCTTCGATCAGGAATATTTCGATCTGCTGGCGACCACGCCGGGCAATACCGGCCTGATCGCCGGCAACCCGGGCGACCCGCGCACCTATGGTGCAACCGTGTCGCTCAACTTCTGA
- a CDS encoding Hsp20 family protein, whose product MRQFDFTPFRRSTIGFDRLFDMLEASARQQASENYPPFNLERVADDRYRITLAIAGFKSDEIDITAQQNLLVVAGKKAENENSQGAFLHVGIANRSFERRFELADFVRVESADLADGLLTIELVREVPEAMKPKKIAVGGNKPAESIEHSTAKAA is encoded by the coding sequence ATGCGTCAGTTCGACTTCACTCCGTTCCGCCGCTCGACCATCGGATTCGACCGTCTTTTCGACATGCTCGAAGCCAGCGCCCGCCAGCAGGCGTCGGAGAATTATCCCCCCTTCAATCTCGAGCGCGTGGCCGATGACCGCTATCGGATCACCCTCGCCATCGCCGGCTTCAAGTCGGACGAGATCGACATCACCGCGCAGCAGAACCTGCTCGTCGTCGCCGGCAAGAAGGCCGAGAACGAGAATAGCCAGGGCGCGTTCCTGCATGTCGGCATCGCCAACCGCAGCTTCGAGCGCCGTTTCGAACTGGCCGATTTCGTGCGCGTCGAAAGCGCCGATCTGGCCGACGGCCTGCTGACCATCGAACTGGTCCGCGAAGTGCCCGAAGCGATGAAGCCCAAGAAGATCGCCGTCGGCGGCAACAAGCCCGCCGAATCGATCGAGCACAGCACCGCCAAAGCGGCGTAA
- a CDS encoding serine hydrolase domain-containing protein, protein MAAQPAFAAEEDALAKAIADRAASSGFSGTILVARNGKPIYRGAFGQAELAFGAPCAVDTRYRIASITKLFTATLILRLEAQGKLGLDRTIRTCLPRYAGEGADKVTIRQLLNHTSGIANFDSVTSYEAAIRDGIPSYQLPQSSDALLDKFASGKLVREPGKAFEYNNADYIILGKIVEALTGLDYDAALRREITAPLGLAETGLLFQNRVMPRLASTYFKYGEQPLINDMPVYMENWYAAGGMYATVGDLLGFANALYGGKLIGQAQLDALLTPGLDDYGFGLWIASLKVGEKRHRFAQRPGSIMGANATLLHFPDDALTVVILANTNKADIDAFGFHIGRTALG, encoded by the coding sequence AGCTCGGGCTTCAGCGGCACCATCCTCGTCGCCCGGAACGGCAAGCCGATCTATCGCGGCGCGTTCGGGCAGGCAGAGCTGGCGTTCGGTGCGCCCTGTGCGGTCGATACGCGCTACCGCATCGCCTCGATCACGAAGCTGTTCACCGCCACGCTGATCCTCCGGCTCGAAGCGCAGGGCAAGCTGGGCCTCGATCGCACGATCCGGACCTGCCTGCCGCGCTATGCGGGGGAGGGCGCGGACAAGGTGACGATCCGGCAGTTGCTCAATCACACCTCGGGCATCGCCAATTTCGATTCCGTCACCAGCTACGAGGCGGCGATCAGGGACGGCATCCCGTCCTACCAGCTGCCGCAATCGAGCGACGCGCTGCTCGACAAGTTCGCCAGCGGCAAGCTGGTGCGCGAGCCGGGCAAGGCGTTCGAGTACAACAACGCCGATTACATCATCCTCGGCAAGATCGTGGAGGCGCTGACCGGGCTCGACTATGACGCCGCGCTGCGCCGCGAGATCACCGCCCCGCTCGGCCTCGCCGAAACCGGGCTGCTGTTCCAGAACCGGGTGATGCCGCGACTGGCCTCGACCTATTTCAAATATGGCGAGCAGCCGCTGATCAACGACATGCCGGTCTATATGGAAAATTGGTACGCGGCCGGCGGCATGTACGCGACCGTGGGCGACCTGCTCGGCTTCGCCAATGCGCTCTATGGCGGCAAGCTTATTGGCCAGGCGCAACTCGATGCGCTGCTCACGCCGGGGCTCGACGATTATGGCTTCGGCTTGTGGATCGCGAGCCTGAAGGTCGGCGAGAAGCGGCACCGATTCGCCCAGCGGCCGGGCAGCATCATGGGCGCCAACGCGACCCTGCTGCATTTTCCCGACGATGCGCTGACGGTGGTGATCCTCGCCAACACCAACAAGGCCGATATCGACGCGTTCGGCTTCCATATCGGGCGGACGGCTTTGGGCTGA